A genome region from Rhodanobacter thiooxydans includes the following:
- a CDS encoding MFS transporter, whose translation MNTVATPAPGQPSTHFQGNDRLLFGIIMGVVSFWLFAQTTLNIAPDMQRDLGINAATMNIAVALTSLFSGIFIVVMGGLADRVGRLRITRIGFYLSIAGSLLVAITPTGAMAAPVLLAGRALQGLSAACVMPASLALVKAYWDGAARQRAVSLWSIGSWGGGGLCSLVGGLMSQNLGWRSIFWLAIAVNVLGLWLMRGTPENKAETHGDYKFDLPGVLAFMVAMLALQVLVTQGNTLGWASPSVLGLIAATLVFGVLFVLIERRSANAFFDFRLFGNPTYTGATISNFLINATAGTLIVSLQLVQLGGGMNAQQAGMLTLGYAIAIIAFIRVGEKLLQRFGPRKPMIWGCLITGVAIALLMPTQLLLGQYKVLAMIGYTLFGLGLAFYATPSTDAALSNLPAAQGGSGSGIYKMASSLGAAFGVAISAAVFTALAGDSGSVRWLEGVITFAGRQDNLAVREAAFVALGFNVLMVVAAIVSIVLTVPRGRKTND comes from the coding sequence ATGAACACCGTCGCCACGCCCGCACCAGGCCAGCCGTCCACCCACTTCCAGGGCAACGACCGCCTGCTGTTCGGCATCATCATGGGGGTGGTCTCGTTCTGGCTGTTCGCCCAGACCACGCTCAATATCGCACCCGACATGCAGCGCGACCTGGGCATCAATGCGGCCACCATGAACATCGCGGTGGCGCTGACCTCGCTGTTCTCGGGCATCTTCATCGTGGTCATGGGCGGGCTGGCCGACCGGGTCGGGCGGTTGCGGATCACCCGCATCGGTTTCTACCTGAGCATCGCCGGCTCGCTGCTGGTGGCGATCACGCCCACCGGTGCGATGGCCGCGCCGGTGCTGCTGGCGGGGCGCGCGCTGCAGGGGCTGTCGGCGGCCTGCGTGATGCCGGCCAGCCTGGCACTGGTGAAGGCGTACTGGGATGGCGCCGCGCGCCAGCGTGCGGTGTCGCTGTGGTCGATCGGCTCGTGGGGCGGCGGCGGGCTGTGCTCGCTGGTCGGTGGCTTGATGTCGCAGAACCTGGGCTGGCGTTCGATCTTCTGGCTGGCGATCGCAGTCAACGTGCTCGGCCTGTGGCTGATGCGCGGCACGCCGGAGAACAAGGCCGAGACCCACGGCGACTACAAGTTCGACCTGCCCGGGGTGCTGGCCTTCATGGTGGCGATGCTGGCGCTGCAGGTATTGGTGACACAGGGCAACACGCTGGGTTGGGCCAGCCCGTCGGTGCTCGGGTTGATCGCTGCGACGCTGGTATTCGGCGTGCTGTTCGTGCTGATCGAGCGGCGCTCGGCCAATGCGTTCTTCGATTTCCGGTTGTTCGGCAACCCGACCTACACCGGCGCCACGATTTCCAATTTCCTGATCAACGCCACCGCCGGCACGCTGATCGTCTCGCTGCAGCTGGTGCAGCTGGGCGGCGGCATGAATGCGCAGCAGGCGGGCATGCTGACGCTGGGCTATGCGATCGCGATCATCGCCTTCATCCGCGTGGGCGAGAAGCTGCTGCAGCGCTTCGGCCCGCGCAAGCCGATGATCTGGGGCTGCCTGATCACCGGCGTGGCGATCGCGTTGCTGATGCCCACGCAACTGCTGCTGGGGCAGTACAAGGTGCTGGCGATGATCGGCTACACACTGTTCGGCCTGGGCCTGGCGTTCTACGCCACGCCCTCCACCGACGCTGCGCTGTCCAACCTGCCGGCGGCGCAGGGCGGTTCGGGCTCGGGCATCTACAAGATGGCCTCGTCGCTGGGCGCCGCCTTCGGCGTGGCGATCTCCGCCGCCGTGTTCACCGCGCTGGCGGGCGACAGCGGCAGCGTGCGCTGGCTGGAAGGCGTGATCACTTTCGCCGGCCGCCAGGACAACCTGGCGGTGCGCGAAGCCGCCTTCGTGGCGCTGGGTTTCAACGTGCTGATGGTGGTGGCGGCGATCGTCTCGATCGTGCTCACCGTGCCCAGGGGCCGCAAGACGAACGACTGA